In the Mycolicibacterium thermoresistibile genome, one interval contains:
- a CDS encoding tyrosine-protein phosphatase encodes MSAPVTIVPNFRSLGGLPTTDGRRVKEGVLYRSENLTNLDEDARKHLAALNIRSVCDLRSAGEQQKHPLVWPGENPKSIPVKTLPDARVAGTELIHELMSDPSGERLARLLRENAADMPTAFQDSMKAIFDAIIDDEALPMLVMCVAGKDRTGFVVAIILAALDVEWDAIVADYLASKDHTDKYRLHQSLMEYIEEPPAELLSADTLLDVGNRAEYLKASFDTIDREHGSFENYLVEVCGLTPERRERLKELMLE; translated from the coding sequence GTGTCCGCCCCGGTAACGATCGTTCCGAACTTCCGCTCGCTGGGCGGCCTGCCGACCACCGACGGTCGCCGGGTCAAAGAAGGCGTTCTGTACCGGTCCGAGAACCTCACCAACCTCGATGAGGACGCGCGGAAACACCTTGCGGCACTGAATATTCGCAGCGTCTGCGACCTCCGCAGCGCGGGCGAGCAGCAGAAGCATCCGCTGGTCTGGCCCGGTGAGAATCCGAAATCCATTCCGGTCAAGACGCTCCCGGACGCCCGAGTGGCCGGTACCGAGCTGATCCACGAGCTCATGAGCGACCCCTCAGGGGAGAGACTGGCGCGGCTGCTGCGCGAGAACGCGGCCGATATGCCGACCGCGTTCCAGGACAGCATGAAGGCGATCTTCGACGCGATCATCGACGACGAGGCACTGCCGATGCTGGTGATGTGCGTGGCCGGCAAGGACCGCACCGGGTTCGTCGTCGCCATCATCCTCGCCGCCCTCGATGTCGAATGGGATGCGATCGTCGCCGACTATCTCGCCTCCAAGGACCACACCGACAAGTACCGGCTGCACCAGTCGCTGATGGAGTACATCGAGGAGCCACCGGCGGAACTGTTGTCCGCGGACACGCTGCTCGACGTCGGAAACCGCGCCGAATACCTCAAGGCCTCCTTCGACACGATCGACCGCGAGCACGGCTCGTTCGAGAACTATCTCGTCGAGGTGTGCGGGCTCACCCCGGAGCGGCGGGAGCGGCTCAAAGAACTGATGCTCGAGTGA
- a CDS encoding aldehyde dehydrogenase family protein — MALKRSYGEFFIDGGWRPASSSATFPVISPSTGAEIGRVPAATAADIDAAVAAARRAFYETDWPTRPVAERADLCEALAAKLQQHRDEFAELLVDELGCPRTQADIYQAVAPTLHWNYNAVIGRQYPFTEVRTADLGPLAGGAAGGMVMPFQTQSLTVKEPAGVLAALVAYNFSLAGTAQKVAPAIVAGCTVVIKVPEPNPLAVFAMGELIQEVGFPPGVINIVAAGPEVSHHLVTHEGVDMVSFTGSRAVGEQIGAACGALVRPAVLELGGKASAIVLDDADLDDVIPTLVAVSVVPSSGQSCTSQSRFLVPRARHDEIVDRLVRAFGDLKVGDPHDPDTQIGPMITRAHQQRVLGFIERAVRDGATIAFGGGVPDGLDRGWYVQPTLMTGVTPEMEIAQEEVFGPVAVVIPYDTEDQAIEIANNTPYGLSGSVFTADVAHGFRLARRIHTGTFAVNSYTADFNAPFGGVKRSGIGREHGPAGLAEYLRPKTIAIDPSLELPREVVESADVVTHGVRP; from the coding sequence ATGGCGTTGAAACGCAGCTACGGCGAGTTCTTCATCGACGGTGGGTGGCGGCCCGCATCATCGTCGGCGACGTTCCCGGTGATCTCACCGTCCACCGGTGCGGAGATCGGCCGGGTCCCGGCGGCCACCGCCGCCGACATCGACGCCGCGGTGGCCGCCGCTCGCCGGGCGTTCTACGAAACCGACTGGCCCACCAGGCCGGTGGCCGAGCGGGCCGATCTGTGCGAAGCGCTGGCGGCGAAGCTGCAGCAGCACCGCGACGAGTTTGCCGAACTGCTCGTCGACGAGCTCGGCTGCCCGCGCACCCAGGCCGACATCTATCAGGCCGTGGCGCCGACGCTGCACTGGAACTACAACGCCGTGATCGGTCGCCAGTATCCGTTCACCGAGGTCCGCACCGCCGACCTCGGGCCGCTGGCCGGTGGCGCCGCGGGCGGGATGGTGATGCCGTTCCAGACCCAGAGCCTGACCGTCAAGGAACCGGCCGGGGTGCTGGCGGCGCTGGTGGCGTACAACTTCTCGTTGGCCGGGACCGCGCAGAAGGTCGCACCGGCGATCGTGGCCGGATGCACCGTGGTGATCAAGGTTCCCGAGCCGAATCCGTTGGCGGTCTTCGCGATGGGTGAGCTGATCCAGGAGGTGGGCTTCCCGCCGGGAGTCATCAACATCGTGGCCGCCGGACCGGAGGTCTCCCACCATCTGGTCACCCATGAGGGTGTGGACATGGTCAGCTTCACCGGGTCACGGGCTGTGGGCGAACAGATCGGCGCGGCCTGCGGAGCGCTCGTCCGGCCGGCGGTGCTGGAGTTGGGCGGCAAGGCCTCGGCGATCGTCCTCGACGACGCCGACCTCGACGACGTGATCCCCACCTTGGTGGCGGTCAGCGTGGTCCCCAGTAGCGGACAGAGTTGCACCAGTCAGAGCCGGTTCCTGGTGCCGCGCGCCAGACACGACGAGATCGTGGACCGATTGGTGCGGGCGTTCGGCGACCTCAAGGTCGGCGACCCGCACGACCCCGACACCCAGATCGGTCCGATGATCACCCGTGCGCACCAGCAACGGGTGCTCGGTTTCATCGAACGGGCGGTGCGCGACGGTGCGACCATCGCGTTCGGTGGCGGCGTCCCCGACGGGCTGGACCGCGGTTGGTACGTGCAGCCCACCCTGATGACCGGTGTCACCCCCGAGATGGAGATCGCCCAGGAAGAGGTGTTCGGCCCGGTGGCCGTGGTGATCCCGTACGACACCGAGGATCAGGCGATCGAGATCGCGAACAACACGCCCTACGGGTTGTCCGGTTCGGTGTTCACCGCCGATGTCGCCCACGGCTTCCGGTTGGCCCGCCGAATCCACACCGGAACGTTCGCGGTGAACTCCTACACCGCCGATTTCAACGCCCCGTTCGGCGGGGTCAAGCGATCCGGAATCGGTCGGGAGCACGGTCCGGCCGGCTTGGCGGAGTATTTGCGGCCCAAGACGATCGCGATCGATCCGAGTCTGGAACTGCCGCGGGAGGTGGTGGAGTCGGCAGACGTGGTCACCCACGGCGTCAGGCCCTGA
- a CDS encoding SDR family NAD(P)-dependent oxidoreductase, producing MTKPRNALVTGGTDGIGKAIALRLRADGMRVAVTGRNAERGAQLVDEVGCPEEFVFIRSDATDPHDAERVAAEVRNALGGIGVLVNNVGGGSSNEFGYIHDLDPDAWLDSFNRNVMSAIRMTRAVVPDMLAASWGRIVMMSSLEGKMPTLPKIGPYVTSKHALLGLTKSLAFDYGAHGITCNAVCPGYVHIPTRQRKASKAFDEGRFADPQQNYKDLSRIGRHIELDEVAHAVSMLVAEESSAITGTTLNIDGGSSPY from the coding sequence ATGACCAAACCCCGTAACGCGCTGGTCACCGGCGGCACCGACGGCATCGGCAAGGCGATCGCGCTGCGCCTGCGTGCCGACGGGATGCGGGTCGCCGTCACCGGCCGCAACGCCGAGAGGGGCGCCCAACTCGTCGACGAGGTCGGCTGCCCGGAGGAGTTCGTGTTCATCCGCTCTGACGCCACCGACCCCCACGATGCCGAGCGAGTCGCAGCCGAGGTCCGGAACGCGTTGGGCGGCATCGGCGTCCTGGTGAACAACGTCGGCGGCGGCAGCTCGAACGAGTTCGGTTACATCCACGACCTCGACCCCGACGCCTGGCTGGACAGTTTCAACCGCAACGTCATGTCGGCGATCCGGATGACCCGCGCCGTGGTGCCGGACATGCTCGCCGCGTCGTGGGGCCGGATCGTGATGATGTCCTCACTGGAAGGCAAGATGCCGACACTGCCGAAGATCGGGCCCTACGTCACCAGCAAGCACGCGCTGCTGGGGCTGACCAAATCGCTGGCATTCGACTACGGCGCCCACGGCATCACCTGTAACGCGGTCTGCCCCGGGTACGTGCACATTCCGACCCGTCAGCGCAAGGCGTCGAAGGCGTTCGACGAAGGCCGGTTCGCCGATCCGCAGCAGAACTACAAGGACCTGTCCCGGATCGGCCGCCACATCGAGCTCGACGAGGTCGCACATGCGGTGTCGATGCTGGTCGCCGAGGAGAGCTCGGCGATCACCGGCACCACGCTGAACATCGACGGTGGATCGTCACCGTACTGA
- a CDS encoding mycofactocin-coupled SDR family oxidoreductase, which translates to MMGAFTGKVAFVTGAARGQGRSHALRLAREGAAIVALDIAADIDECFFPLATPEDLQETVRLVEEDGGRILARRGDVRNYDDVKSAVDDGIAQFGPIGIVVANAGIGTAYKKTWEIPEADWRAALDVNLTGVFHTVKAAVPSMIEAGRGGSITLISSSAGLKGYQHLAPYVSSKHAVIGLMRTLANELAEHNIRVNALCPGSVRTPMIINEPTFKVFRPDLDEPTEADAMEVFRQMPALPVDVLEPEDISEMVAFLASDAARYVTGLAIPVDAGQLVK; encoded by the coding sequence ATCATGGGCGCTTTCACCGGAAAGGTCGCGTTCGTCACCGGTGCGGCGCGTGGTCAGGGGCGGTCGCATGCGCTGCGCCTGGCCCGCGAGGGCGCGGCGATCGTCGCGCTTGACATCGCCGCCGATATCGACGAGTGCTTCTTCCCGCTGGCCACCCCTGAGGACCTGCAGGAGACGGTCCGTCTCGTCGAGGAGGACGGCGGCCGGATCCTGGCCCGCCGGGGCGATGTCCGCAACTACGACGACGTGAAGAGTGCCGTCGACGATGGGATCGCGCAGTTCGGTCCGATCGGCATCGTGGTCGCCAATGCCGGGATCGGAACGGCCTACAAGAAGACCTGGGAGATCCCGGAAGCCGACTGGCGAGCCGCGCTCGACGTCAACCTCACCGGCGTTTTCCACACCGTCAAGGCCGCGGTCCCGTCCATGATCGAGGCCGGTAGGGGCGGGTCGATCACCCTCATCTCGTCGTCGGCGGGCCTGAAGGGTTACCAGCACCTGGCGCCGTACGTGTCGTCCAAACACGCGGTGATCGGCTTGATGCGCACGCTCGCAAACGAACTCGCCGAACACAACATCCGGGTCAACGCGTTGTGCCCCGGCTCGGTGCGCACCCCGATGATCATCAACGAGCCCACGTTCAAGGTGTTCCGCCCTGACCTCGACGAACCGACCGAGGCGGATGCCATGGAGGTATTCCGGCAGATGCCGGCCCTCCCGGTCGACGTGCTCGAACCCGAGGACATCAGCGAGATGGTGGCGTTCCTGGCCTCGGATGCCGCCCGGTACGTCACCGGGCTGGCGATCCCGGTCGACGCCGGCCAACTGGTCAAGTGA
- a CDS encoding Zn-ribbon domain-containing OB-fold protein, with product MTPAAVSRADAVAAGVGSADLLPIPITTDHDSAPFWAGCAQRKLLVALQADGTPVHPPVLVGTEDGPVRWVEAAGTATLHTWTVVRHPVDPAFPAPYAVVLVALTDFPSVRFLGTLDAETELEAGMPMRVRWEERSGVTIPQWEPDR from the coding sequence ATGACCCCGGCTGCCGTCTCCCGGGCGGACGCGGTGGCGGCGGGTGTCGGGTCGGCGGATCTGCTGCCGATCCCGATCACCACCGACCACGACTCGGCCCCGTTCTGGGCGGGCTGCGCCCAGCGCAAACTCCTGGTCGCGCTGCAGGCGGACGGCACCCCGGTGCATCCGCCGGTGCTGGTGGGCACCGAGGACGGCCCGGTCCGGTGGGTGGAGGCGGCCGGGACCGCCACCCTGCACACCTGGACCGTGGTGCGGCATCCGGTGGATCCCGCCTTCCCGGCGCCCTACGCCGTGGTGCTGGTGGCATTGACCGACTTTCCGTCCGTCCGATTCCTCGGAACACTGGACGCGGAAACCGAACTGGAGGCCGGAATGCCGATGCGGGTGCGTTGGGAGGAGCGTTCCGGGGTGACCATTCCGCAGTGGGAGCCCGACCGTTGA
- a CDS encoding thiolase C-terminal domain-containing protein yields MTPPVANGPAITHPASKDYAPHRDQCAIAGIGETAYTRNSGVSELGLAVAAARNALADAGLQPGDIDGLVRNDFDTVTHNDLATALGLEDVTYWGISGAGGAVAPGQIAQAVAAIESGQATTVLVYRALNGRSGADRYGQTRRNLGGPATVGGNGSYDEYFLPYGLAAAGQLYAMVAQRHMIDYGTTSEQLGVIATTVRKRANANPRAQMHDRTMTLEDHQNSRPISEPLRLFDYCLETDGACAVIVTSTERARDCRPAPVLIRAVAMATGPDPKGGVVFPTLFRDDYTTFPSKRAAQTLYRRAGLGPSDIDVAQIYDCFTITTLIQVEDYGFCSKGEGGPFVESGAIDLDGTIPVNTSGGHLSEGYIHGMNHVLEGVRQLRGESTGQVRDAATCLVTGGSPAPTSALILRRDQ; encoded by the coding sequence ATGACCCCACCGGTGGCGAACGGCCCGGCGATTACCCACCCTGCCTCGAAAGACTATGCGCCGCATCGGGATCAGTGCGCGATCGCCGGCATCGGTGAGACGGCGTACACCCGAAATTCCGGCGTCAGCGAGCTGGGGCTGGCGGTGGCGGCCGCCCGCAACGCGCTCGCCGATGCCGGATTGCAGCCCGGCGACATCGACGGTCTGGTGCGCAACGACTTCGACACGGTCACCCACAACGATCTGGCCACCGCACTGGGCCTCGAGGACGTCACCTACTGGGGGATCAGCGGCGCCGGTGGGGCGGTGGCTCCCGGACAGATCGCCCAGGCGGTGGCCGCGATCGAAAGCGGACAGGCCACCACGGTCCTGGTGTACCGCGCCCTCAACGGCCGGTCCGGCGCGGATCGGTACGGGCAGACCCGGCGCAATCTGGGCGGGCCGGCGACCGTCGGCGGCAACGGCAGCTACGACGAGTACTTCCTGCCGTACGGACTGGCCGCCGCAGGGCAGCTGTACGCCATGGTGGCGCAGCGGCACATGATCGACTACGGCACCACCAGTGAACAACTGGGGGTCATCGCCACCACGGTGCGCAAACGGGCGAACGCGAACCCCCGCGCCCAGATGCACGACCGGACGATGACGCTGGAGGATCATCAGAACTCGCGGCCGATCTCCGAGCCGCTGCGGCTGTTCGACTACTGCCTGGAGACCGACGGCGCCTGTGCGGTGATCGTCACCTCGACCGAGCGGGCGCGGGACTGCCGTCCGGCCCCGGTTCTGATCCGCGCCGTGGCGATGGCGACAGGACCGGACCCCAAAGGGGGAGTGGTGTTTCCCACCTTGTTTCGGGACGACTACACCACCTTCCCCTCCAAGCGGGCCGCGCAGACGCTGTACCGGCGCGCGGGCTTGGGCCCCAGCGACATCGATGTGGCGCAGATTTACGACTGCTTCACCATCACCACCCTGATCCAGGTTGAGGATTACGGTTTCTGCAGCAAGGGGGAGGGCGGGCCGTTCGTCGAGAGCGGGGCGATCGACCTCGATGGAACGATTCCCGTCAACACGTCCGGCGGTCACCTGTCCGAGGGCTATATCCACGGCATGAACCACGTGCTCGAGGGGGTGCGTCAGCTACGCGGCGAATCCACCGGCCAGGTCCGCGACGCCGCGACCTGCCTGGTGACGGGCGGTTCGCCGGCTCCGACGAGTGCACTCATCCTGAGGAGAGACCAATGA
- a CDS encoding CaiB/BaiF CoA-transferase family protein — MSSAETVEQTRAVYDGLRVIDLTQGIAGAISTMLLADAGAEVVRIDLPADPFADLSGYRVWHRGKKRVTLDPAEPADRDVLAKLIASADVLVDAVDPVPDGLDLPALTAGNPALVRCSISGYGEAAGHQGRKPIEALVAARTGLHWEARGIPGTTIGALSGWEDPLADVDLGPGTGVGPDRPGPMYLGIPWASNATAYLAAIGISAALRVREISGRGQHLKTSLLQGVLCAGSIAWQRVENPYAEGYLGWTTDPRAPKGFYRTADGRWIQQWVQLPGFMLGVSEGDEIVIPESGVSPKDADLRISTDYHDMVMLGHFHPEMAAAAAKFPAADWERAARTAGVPLEIVRSPEEALLDESLLADGCVREFKDEEYGAIRAVGDVVRLSRCPATVGETTYPPGSHNDWVRSVEDGRPAKARSGESESGASRSSGANPPAPLAGIRVLDLGLAIAGPFGAQVLAALGADVIRVSSRQDETWMRTQYSHMSNRGKRSVVIDLKSEEGKVLFEKLVATADVVHHNMRESAARKLRVDSASLRKINPRLIYCHTRGYERGERETKPANDQTGAALAGTEWVDGAADNGGTPIWPSISLGDTGNGLLSAIGVLQALYHRDRTGEGQDVDTSIVYAHLVNASMAWVTPDGEHRGDRPVIDAGHWGISALERIYPAARGWLCLSVTAEPDWQRLVQAIPELADERFADDDGRRRHQADLADTLTRVFGTDTATAWQARLEAYGVPAEALPDGPAFALFDDPDLKNRGLIESYVHPELGRMEMAGRLIDIDGVRPLGRAPVHGEHTRQVLTELGLSAAEIDHLVRAGVVVDTPVGDGAEAR, encoded by the coding sequence TTGAGTTCCGCTGAGACAGTCGAGCAGACCCGCGCCGTTTACGACGGGTTGCGCGTCATCGACTTGACGCAGGGTATCGCCGGTGCGATCAGCACGATGCTGTTGGCCGACGCCGGTGCGGAGGTCGTCCGGATCGACCTGCCGGCCGACCCGTTCGCCGACCTGTCCGGCTACCGGGTGTGGCACCGCGGCAAGAAACGGGTGACTCTCGATCCTGCGGAACCCGCCGACCGCGACGTGCTGGCCAAACTCATCGCCTCGGCCGACGTGCTCGTCGACGCGGTCGATCCGGTGCCCGACGGTCTGGACCTGCCGGCGCTGACCGCCGGAAACCCCGCGCTCGTCCGGTGTTCGATCAGCGGCTACGGCGAGGCGGCCGGCCATCAGGGCCGTAAACCGATCGAAGCCCTGGTCGCCGCGCGCACCGGCCTGCACTGGGAGGCCCGCGGCATCCCCGGGACCACCATCGGGGCCCTCTCCGGATGGGAGGACCCATTGGCGGACGTCGACCTGGGGCCCGGCACCGGGGTCGGCCCCGACCGGCCCGGACCGATGTATCTCGGAATTCCGTGGGCCAGCAACGCGACCGCGTACCTGGCCGCGATCGGCATCAGCGCCGCGCTCCGCGTCCGGGAGATCTCCGGGCGGGGTCAGCACCTCAAGACGTCCTTGTTGCAGGGTGTGCTGTGCGCCGGCAGCATCGCCTGGCAGCGAGTCGAAAACCCCTACGCCGAAGGATATCTGGGCTGGACCACCGATCCGCGTGCGCCGAAGGGCTTCTACCGCACGGCCGACGGCAGGTGGATCCAGCAGTGGGTGCAACTGCCCGGATTCATGCTCGGTGTGAGCGAAGGCGATGAGATCGTCATCCCCGAGTCGGGAGTCTCGCCCAAGGATGCGGATCTGCGGATCTCCACCGATTACCACGACATGGTGATGCTGGGGCATTTCCATCCCGAGATGGCAGCCGCGGCAGCCAAGTTCCCGGCAGCGGACTGGGAGCGGGCCGCCAGGACGGCGGGGGTGCCATTGGAGATCGTGCGGTCCCCGGAAGAAGCCCTGCTGGACGAGTCGCTGCTCGCCGACGGATGCGTCCGCGAGTTCAAGGACGAGGAGTACGGCGCCATCCGCGCGGTCGGCGATGTGGTGCGGCTGTCCCGGTGCCCCGCTACTGTCGGCGAGACCACGTACCCGCCCGGCAGCCACAATGATTGGGTTCGCAGCGTGGAGGACGGGCGGCCAGCCAAGGCCCGCAGCGGTGAATCGGAGTCCGGCGCTTCGAGATCCTCCGGGGCGAACCCCCCGGCGCCGCTGGCCGGTATCCGGGTGCTGGACCTGGGTCTGGCCATCGCCGGCCCGTTCGGCGCGCAGGTGCTGGCCGCGCTCGGCGCCGACGTGATCCGGGTCAGCTCCCGCCAGGACGAGACCTGGATGCGGACCCAGTACTCGCACATGTCCAACCGGGGGAAGCGTAGTGTCGTCATCGACCTGAAGTCCGAAGAGGGCAAGGTCCTGTTCGAGAAGCTGGTGGCGACCGCAGACGTGGTGCACCACAACATGCGGGAGTCCGCCGCCCGCAAGCTTAGGGTGGATTCGGCGAGTCTGCGCAAGATCAACCCGCGGTTGATCTACTGCCACACCCGCGGGTACGAACGCGGTGAGCGGGAGACCAAGCCCGCCAACGACCAGACCGGGGCGGCACTGGCCGGCACCGAATGGGTGGACGGTGCCGCCGACAACGGTGGAACTCCGATATGGCCGTCGATCTCGCTGGGGGACACCGGCAACGGTCTGCTCTCGGCGATCGGCGTGCTGCAGGCCCTGTACCACCGGGACCGCACCGGTGAGGGGCAGGACGTCGACACCTCGATCGTGTACGCCCACCTGGTGAACGCGTCGATGGCCTGGGTGACACCGGACGGTGAACACCGCGGCGATCGGCCGGTCATCGACGCCGGACATTGGGGAATCTCTGCGCTGGAACGGATCTACCCCGCGGCGCGGGGCTGGTTGTGTCTGTCGGTGACCGCTGAGCCGGACTGGCAGCGGTTGGTGCAGGCCATCCCGGAACTCGCGGACGAGCGGTTCGCCGACGACGACGGCCGACGACGGCATCAGGCCGACCTGGCCGACACGCTCACCCGGGTCTTCGGCACCGACACGGCCACGGCATGGCAGGCGCGGCTGGAGGCGTACGGGGTGCCGGCCGAAGCGTTGCCCGACGGCCCGGCGTTCGCGCTCTTCGACGATCCGGACCTCAAAAACCGCGGTCTGATCGAGTCCTATGTGCACCCCGAACTCGGCCGGATGGAGATGGCCGGTCGGTTGATCGACATCGACGGTGTCCGGCCGCTCGGCCGCGCGCCGGTACACGGCGAACACACCCGCCAGGTACTCACCGAACTGGGGCTGTCGGCCGCCGAGATCGACCACCTGGTCAGGGCGGGCGTGGTCGTCGACACGCCCGTCGGCGACGGCGCGGAGGCCCGATGA
- a CDS encoding FAD-binding oxidoreductase: MTATLAGRLAQIVGPAHVSTDPDVLAGRSVDHTGRYRGRATALVRPGDTAEVAAVLRTCRDAGSHVTVQGGRTSLVAGTVPEHDDVLLSTERLTDIGPVDTVERRVWAGAGVTLAALQHTAAAVGLTFGVDLAARDTATVGGMAATNAGGLRTVRYGNMGEQVLGLEVALPDGSVLRRHSAVRRDNTGYDLTSLFIGAEGTLGVITALDLRLHPTPRHRVSAICGFTDLDALIDAGRVLRDTPGIAALELIDARIARLAAEHLGVAVPAPGDWLLLVELTSLGDADDDQTERLAVALDQLDLAGEPAVGVDSAARQRLWRVRESTAEVLGVHGPPVKFDVSLPPAAIPRFAAEAAAIVGRHAAQAIPVLFGHIGEGNLHLNVLRCTPDEERALYPAMMDLIAGCGGNVSSEHGVGTRKRDYLGMSRSDADIAAMRAIKAAFDPTGYLNAAVLFG; the protein is encoded by the coding sequence ATGACCGCAACTCTGGCCGGCCGGTTGGCGCAGATCGTCGGGCCCGCTCACGTGAGCACCGATCCGGATGTGCTGGCCGGCCGCAGCGTCGACCACACCGGCCGGTACCGGGGCCGGGCCACCGCGCTGGTGCGGCCGGGCGACACCGCCGAGGTCGCGGCGGTGCTGCGCACCTGCCGTGACGCCGGAAGCCATGTCACCGTCCAGGGCGGACGCACCTCGCTGGTCGCCGGCACCGTGCCCGAACACGATGACGTGCTGCTGTCCACCGAGCGGCTCACCGATATCGGACCGGTCGACACCGTCGAACGTCGTGTCTGGGCGGGCGCCGGGGTGACGCTGGCCGCGCTGCAGCACACCGCCGCGGCGGTCGGCCTGACGTTCGGCGTCGACCTGGCGGCGCGGGACACCGCCACCGTCGGCGGGATGGCCGCCACCAACGCCGGCGGACTGCGCACGGTGCGGTACGGCAACATGGGCGAACAGGTGCTCGGCCTCGAGGTCGCACTGCCCGACGGTTCGGTGTTGCGCCGCCACAGCGCAGTCCGGCGGGACAACACCGGCTACGACCTGACCTCGCTGTTCATCGGCGCCGAGGGCACTCTCGGTGTGATCACCGCACTGGATCTGCGGTTACACCCCACGCCGCGGCACCGGGTGAGCGCGATCTGCGGCTTCACCGATCTCGACGCGCTGATCGACGCCGGGCGCGTCCTGCGCGACACCCCGGGGATCGCGGCGCTGGAACTCATCGACGCCCGGATCGCGAGGTTGGCCGCCGAACACCTCGGTGTCGCGGTGCCCGCGCCGGGCGACTGGCTGCTGCTGGTGGAACTGACCTCGCTCGGCGACGCCGACGACGATCAGACCGAGCGGCTGGCGGTTGCACTCGACCAGTTGGATCTGGCCGGCGAACCCGCCGTCGGCGTGGATTCCGCTGCCCGGCAACGCCTGTGGCGGGTCCGCGAATCCACCGCCGAGGTCCTCGGGGTGCACGGTCCACCGGTGAAATTCGATGTGTCGCTGCCGCCGGCCGCCATCCCCCGGTTCGCCGCCGAGGCCGCCGCGATCGTCGGTCGCCATGCCGCGCAGGCGATTCCGGTGTTGTTCGGTCACATCGGCGAGGGCAATCTGCACCTCAACGTGCTGCGGTGCACACCCGATGAGGAGCGCGCGCTGTATCCGGCGATGATGGACCTGATCGCCGGATGCGGCGGCAATGTGAGCTCCGAGCACGGCGTCGGCACCCGCAAACGGGACTACCTCGGCATGTCGCGCAGCGACGCCGACATCGCCGCGATGCGCGCCATCAAGGCCGCGTTCGACCCGACCGGTTATCTCAACGCGGCGGTGTTGTTCGGCTGA